In Cydia fagiglandana chromosome 3, ilCydFagi1.1, whole genome shotgun sequence, the following are encoded in one genomic region:
- the LOC134680559 gene encoding uncharacterized protein LOC134680559: MADLSEVESSGRFSRPSLAQVKAVIDFMQKHPELANRKFRYGMNHEKFKKLWFELSSMANSLNGAVKSTKGWIKFWSDKRRSIRLKQKQIDEGKLDDRLTPLEKKILELAVADYSISTKKKKGVKQEPVNGEDDEDSNDDSFLKEIEEMEFPGETSKLLVTEADERQMSIMEKLVEVMDQQAVAMNQLAQASLSNSKAMERLAEASHIQALAVDRLANSFDSISASVHDVRNAIMSIDYTMKRCYSATTTQHRQNSNIFS, translated from the exons ATGGCAGACCTCTCAGAAGTAGAAAGTTCAGGACGA TTCTCTAGGCCATCGCTAGCGCAAGTTAAGGCAGTAATAGACTTCATGCAAAAGCACCCTGAACTAGCTAACAGAAAGTTTCGATATGGTATGAATCACGAAAAATTTAAGAAACTATGGTTTGAACTATCTAGTATGGCAAATTCGCTTAATGGAGCTGTAAAATCCACTAAAGGCTGGATAAAA tTTTGGTCAGACAAGAGGAGAAGTATAAGGCTAAAACAAAAGCAAATAGATGAAGGAAAACTTGATGATAGGCTGACACCATTAGAAAAGAAGATTCTAGAATTAGCGGTAGCCGACTATTCAATATCAACTA AGAAAAAGAAAGGTGTGAAACAAGAACCAGTGAATGGAGAGGATGATGAAGATTCTAATGATGACTCCTTCCTGAAGGAGATTGAGGAGATGGAGTTCCCCGGAGAAACTAGCAAGCTGCTGGTCACAGAGGCTGATGAGAGGCAAATGTCTATTATGGAGAAACTG GTGGAAGTAATGGACCAACAAGCAGTTGCCATGAACCAGCTGGCACAAGCCTCCCTCAGCAACTCCAAAGCTATGGAACGACTGGCAGAGGCATCACACATACAA GCCCTAGCTGTGGACAGACTCGCGAACTCGTTCGACAGCATCAGCGCCTCCGTGCACGACGTGCGCAACGCCATCATGAGCATAGACTACACCATGAAGCGGTGCTACAGCGCCACAACCACGCAGCACAGGCAAAACTCTAATATATTTAGTTAA
- the LOC134680283 gene encoding leucine-rich repeat transmembrane neuronal protein 3, translated as MAWQYVVVLVFLCSYVCGQLCPRQCDCDVSNGLNRATCEGQNIISMEVGVPSGVQVYSLSHNVISGLENYCFKEAGITSIEVLNLSYNQLSWIGIHAFAGLDKLVHLDLSNNRLRAMVMDLFFETPMLEMLDLSGNVFEELKNQPLIDHTKLKVLNLNNCRIKSLPDRIFSRLPNLRKLDLSENYLISLNTEVLKPLRKLERLELQNDYWNCDSNFMAVEAWITSHRISYRKKCVRRSPKMFEKIISAAPVERTDVNVKDVWNITSEKNETLPILKPTKQLTWYEKIDREFSSSQAFIIGLELGLAIGIVVTYIWLRSLCGCRRVNCTRPQTRRQRRRAQRVDSDMRTNLLWSSGINPDLETPPSYRRQLSLPDRSVPLLYGVPGHREPVIHADAIRVPRGETPPPPYHECRINI; from the exons ATGGCGTGGCAATATGTAGTGGTGTTAGTATTTTTGTGTAGTTATGTTTGTGGTCAGTTATGCCCTAGGCAATGTGATTGTGATGTGTCGAACGGGCTTAATCGGGCCACTTGCGAGGGGCAAAATATAATCAGCATGGAGGTGGGAGTGCCCAGCGGAGTGCAGGTCTATAGTCTGAGCCATAATGTGATAAGTGGATTGGAGAACTATTGCTTCAAG GAAGCAGGTATCACTTCAATAGAAGTGCTAAACCTATCATACAATCAACTATCTTGGATCGGCATCCACGCGTTCGCGGGCCTGGATAAGCTGGTGCACCTGGATTTGAGCAACAATCGGCTGAGGGCGATGGTGATGGACCTCTTCTTCGAAACTCCAATGCTGGAAATGCTGGATTTGTCGGGAAATGTTTTTGAGGAGCTCAAAAATCAACCTTTAATCGACCACACAAAGTTGAAA GTGTTAAACCTCAACAACTGCCGGATAAAGTCTCTACCAGACAGAATATTCAGCCGTTTACCAAACTTACGTAAATTGGATTTGAGCGAAAACTACCTAATTTCTTTAAACACGGAAGTCCTGAAACCACTACGGAAACTCGAGAGGTTAGAACTACAGAACGACTACTGGAACTGCGACTCTAATTTTATGGCAGTAGAAGCTTGGATAACATCACATCGCATCAGCTATAGGAAGAAGTGCGTCAGAAGATCCCCTAAAATGTTTGAGAAAATTATATCGGCAGCGCCCGTCGAGCGAACAGATGTCAACGTTAAAGACGTTTGGAACATCACTTCCGAGAAAAACGAAACCCTGCCTATTCTAAAACCTACAAAGCAACTCACATGGTACGAGAAAATTGACAGAGAGTTTTCGTCGTCGCAAGCATTTATTATAGGATTGGAATTAGGGTTAGCGATCGGTATAGTGGTCACTTACATTTGGTTACGCTCGTTATGCGGGTGTAGACGAGTGAATTGCACGCGACCTCAAACTAGGAGGCAGAGGCGACGAGCGCAGAGGGTGGACAGTGATATGAGGACGAATTTACTGTGGAGCAGTGGGATTAATCCGGATTTGGAGACTCCGCCGTCGTATAGAAGACAGTTGTCGCTGCCGGACCGCAGCGTGCCGCTGCTGTACGGCGTGCCGGGCCACCGGGAGCCGGTGATCCACGCGGACGCCATCCGCGTGCCGCGCGGCGAGACTCCGCCGCCGCCGTATCATGAGTGTAGAATCAACATATAA